AGGGTGCAGCAAACCAGAGAAGGATTGTAAGTAAAAAGGAGGTGGCAAGGAGAATGTATCCAGATTTAAAAACGACCCGGAAAAACTTTTGAGAGTTCTTGCTTTTAGCTAGTTTATAGCCTGCCAGAACTGGAAATACAGCATTCATGAAAAAGTGAGGGAGAGCTAAAGGTAGCTCAAAAAACTTATAAGCTAGTCCGTAGAGACCAACTTCAGTGGTACTACGAAGGTAAGTTAGAAGCAGAGTGTCTATTCGGAAGAAAGCGACATTAAATACTAGGGCGAGTCCTAATGGAAAAGTCTGTTTTAAGAGTGGGTATGTAGATTTAAGTTCAAGTTTAAGTTTAACCAGTTTAGGTTTAAGCTTAATAAAAAAGTAAAAAGCAAGTAGGCTATGAACAATTGATGCAATAAGATAAGCTCCAGTTAAAAGAAGTAAGGATTTGGTATTTGATAGAACTAGTAATAAAACGATTAGTAAGGAAACAATTCCGCCAGCAGCCGTTGCGATGGTGGCGCGATCATAGCGCAATTTGTACTGAAAATAAGCATTGCAAGACTTGATAATGGCTGCAAAAAGAATCGTGGGTGAGAATAAAATAATACTGAGTTTAACTGTTGTAGAAAAACCACTACTACCAGCAGTCTCTGCCTGCGGAAGTATGAGCACTAACAGAGCCACGACTGTCATAAAGATTACGCCTAATATGATTCGTGTAGTGAACAACTGTCCCAGAATGTTAGACTGTTTAGCTTGTCCTAGTTTTTTGACAACAACAGCATTTAAGCCGAAATCTACTGCTAGGTCAAATATCAGCACATACGACAAAATCTTAATTAAATTTCCATAAACATCTACTCCAAATGTTCTAGCAATCAGAATTGTGACAATGAATGCTGAGATAGAAGTTATGCTTCTACCAACAAACTGAACAAGAGTATTTTTGGCAACGACGTTTCTTAAAGACACGACTCTATTCTAACACTGGGACTGTCATAACGTAAACAGTATGCTAGCTATAATATAAGCAATCAAATAACAACCATAGATTGAAATCCATAGCACTTGACTAGTGTAGAGGTTTATACTATGCTTGTTGTACGGCTTTTTATATTATTAAGGCTAATATCTATATAACTTAGATATTTATCTATCTAATACGTAATTATAGGTGTCAAGATGGCAAAAAAAATTGCAGTAGCTTTGCGAAAAGGAGGGAGTGGTAAAACAACCACAGCGGTGAATTTAGCCGAAGCGTTGCGTCAAAAAAAACAAAAAGTGCTCCTAGTAGATCTTGATCCACAGGCAAATGCCACAATTAGCGTCGGTCTAGATCCAACGAAATTAGATAAACATATCAATACTTTACTGACAGATATTCAAACAAAAGTTGAAGATGTGATAGCTAGTTCAGAATTTGGTCTGTCCATATTACCTGGGCATCCAGATTTAGCAGAGACAGAGGGGGGAATGAAAGCTACTCAAATTGGATTATTGAAGAGCTTACTTGAGCCCATTGAAGATGATTATGACTATATCATAATGGACACACCACCATCTGAGAGCTATTTAACGGTCAATGCGTTAATGTATGCTGATGAAGTTTTAATACCACTTCAAGCACATTATTTAGCTATGAAAGGCTTGGAAGATATGTTGAAAGAGATTATTAAAGTAAAACAAGGGCTCAATCCAAAATTAAGAATTGCTGGAATACTACCAACAATGGTTAGTAGAAGGACAAATATAGCCCAGACTGTACTAGATTCGGTTCGCAAAGCTTATGGAGAGTTCTTGTATCCATGGGAAATAAGCTTTAGCATTCGCCACACCGAGGCAAGTTTAGCAGGTTTGCCCATTGTACTGTATGAACCAGGTCATCAAGGAAGCGAAGTTTATCTGAAACTGGCAGAAAGTATGATAAAGGGGCATAAAAATTAGTTACAAAATATGTCATAATAAATATGATGGCACAAAAGAAAGATAAATTACAGGAATTACTAAACAAGAGATCACAAAATCCACTAGCTAGGGAGGCGGTACAGCCAGCTAACTTTTATGGGAGTGACAATAAGCATGTTCAGCAAGAAAATAGCGGTGATAAGGTGACTTTGATAAACGTTGCCCAGAAGATGCAGGAGGTAGCGCAAGAACAAACAAATCGCATTGCAGAAAGTTTAGCAAATAAAGAAGAACCAAGACCACTATCTGAAACAAGGGTAGACCAGCGACCTATTAATACAACCAACGAGCAGATGTTGAAGTTTGCTAGTTATATACCAGTGGAAACACACCGAGCCTTGAAGTTCTTAGCTATTCAAGAAGATAAAAAAATGTATGAAATTATTCGAGACGCAATTGAGTACTATATGCAGAAAAAATTGGGCGGTAAGTAGGGATCTGTGTTTAAAAGTTTAAGCCTTAAAAAACAAACCCTTTCAAGGGTGGGTAGTTTGGATCAATATCTCTTGCAAGCTTTAGATGTTCTTTTGCTTTGGTCTTTTCACCTAGTTGAGCATAGATTTGAGCTAATTTTAGATGAGCATCACGATAGCTAGATGTTTTAATCAACTGATCTTCCCAAAAAACTGCATTTGACTGTAAATTGGTTTTGTCTTTAACTAACATCGTGTAGTCATTCCGAGCGGAAATAGGGTCAAGTGTGGCCGCGGATTTAAATTGATCCTGAGCTAGAAGTGGCTGGTTATGTACAAAATAGTACTCACCAAGCTTAATATAATTAGATGCAGAAAATGAGTCAATAAGAATAGCGCGGCGTAGCATCGCTAGTTCTTCATTGTCTGGAAAGAGCTGGCGTTGAGCTCCCCATAGTGCGGTAATTATTAAGCTAAAACCGATCGCGTAGGCTGTAATTGAAGTCCAAAACCTCTTAGGTAATGCTATGCGGGAAAAAAGTAATTTAATGGTTAGTTTTTTCATTTAGGTAAACTATGAAACATAGGTAAACTATGAAACATCTGTTATACTTAAATATAACATATTGTACATTCCTGGAATGTCAACTTAGCACATTCCAGGAATGTACATAAGATATGAATAATCAGCTTACAAATACAGCAAGGAAGGTGGTTGAGCTGCTTAAACAGGAGTATCCAAATGCAGAGATAGCCCTTAATTATGGGAATACCTGGGAATTGTTGGTAGCAGTGATGTTATCTGCGCAAACTACCGATGTGCAGGTGAATAAGGTTACTACAACTTTATTCACAAAGTATGCTGCAGCAGATGAGAAGCAGGAAATTAAGAAATTTGCCCAAACACCACTTGAAGAACTAACAAATGACGTTAGCGGTGTGGGATTTTTTCGCAATAAGGCAAAAAATATTCAAAATTCAGCCAAACAGATTTTAGAGCAGCACGGTGGGGTAGTGCCAAATACAATGCAGGAATTAACCATATTGCCTGGTGTGGCAAGGAAAACAGCAAATATTGTTTTGGGGAATGCTTATGGGGTATATGAGGGAATTGCAGTAGATACCCATGTGCATAGAATTGTTCAGCGACTACGCTTAGTTGATCTAGATAGAATTGGTAAAGGTAAACAGCGCTATTTCAAAAGGGAAGAGGACCAGGTCCTCGACTTTAAAAAAGGCGCTAATACGGATAAAATTGAACAAGAACTAATGCAGGTAATTCCACAAGAAGATTGGTTTATGTTTACTTATCTTATTATTGAACATGGGAGAGCTGTTTGTATTGCCATAAAGCCAAAATGCGGAAAGTGTTTACTAGCTGATTTATGCCTGGCGAAAAGAAGTTAATTATTGCTTAATCCCCAGTTAGCAATCATGGATGAGTAATCGAGTGCATCAACTCTTCCAGAGCAGTTGAAATCTGAGACAAGAGAGCTAGAATTTAAAACAAGTCTAAATTGTGCAAAATCTAGAGTGGTTATTTTTTGATCATTATATGTGTTTTGATCATATCCTTCTGAGTTTCCTGCAAGTATATTTTCTGATGAAAGATCGATCAATCCGTTGGTGTTTGCTGAAGATATTGATATATTTTGGATGCGTGGTAGGTGCCCCTGTGGCATTATTGCCGTAATATGGGTTGCACCTGTAGGAATATTTATGCGTGAGGTGGTAAAATCTACCCCTAGTAGAACTTCAATAGGGCTTCCAGTATTGAACCAGATCTTAACTTTTCGATTTGGATTATTATTTGTTTGACAAGCGTTCAGATTTAGTTTGAGTGAGATTTGACTAGTGCCTGCTCCAGATGTGGGAGTAGGGGTTGGAGCATTGGTTGCTGTTGGAATAGGGGTTTGTGTTGGGACAGGGGTATTGTTAGGAGTCGGTGTAGCTGTTGCGTTGGGAACTAGGGTTGGAGTAGGGGTTGGAGTAATAATTGGCTCCAGTCTATATGTCAGGGTCTGGGATATCTGTGTCAGTATTCCTACTTGTCCTTCTACGCCATATTCAGATATCACAGAACCACCTGTTGTATTTGGATTGCATTTTGTCGGATCAACGTTGTCAATAGGTGTACAGACGTATGTTAATGTTAGGTCATTTTTCACAGTTATATTGGTTTTATCAAAGACTAATTCAGCTATTAATGCTGCTGAATTATTTACGGGTGTTGGGTCTAATGTATTAGCACCAGATGCTTCAGCGGATGAGGTTGGACTTGGGACACCAGATGGAATATTTATAGTGGCGTTAATAGTTACCATGTTTTCAGTTTCTGATACGGTGGTGGCTCCGAAATCGGTCTTATTGCTATTTCCAACTTTTGTGAGACCAATAAAACTTACTCCGGAGGGTGTAAACATATTTACTACAACCGTAGCGGCATCAACGTTTTTGCTGTTAGTGTTGAGTAATAAAGGAACAACAACTGTATTATTTGTTGAGCTAGGCGTGCCAAAATATAATCTTGCTCCTTGGGTTGGGTCGAAAGTTGGATCTGGTTGATTTAGATTAAGAGGTGTTCCTTCAGATAACACGGTGTTTCCAGAAGGGTCAGCGCCTCCTGTTTGGGCAACTCCAGTTAGAAAAGTTAGTTGAGTAGGTGTAGTTGAAGCAAGGGTAATTGTAAATGATCCCAGTAGTGTGCTGGTTGATATTGTACTGAAATCGGGATCAGATCGATAACCAACAATTTTAATATATTCACTTGAAGGAATATCCTGTATGGACACAGTCCAGCCTTCTAAACTTGGGTTTAGTGTCTTACTTAGATAGCTAACTATTGCTGGATCATACTTAATATATGCGCCGAAGGAAATAAGTTCGACTCCAGTTGCTGGATTAGCGAACACGCTAATTGTTGTTTCGTTGTTTACTGGTGTGGTCGCGGTCATGTTAAAAGTAAGCTGCGTGTCTGCGCGTGGTCTTAACTGGGTTCTTTTAAGTGATACAGCAGTAGTAATTCCAAGTAGTACGATAAGCGATACTGAGAGAAACAGTAGAAACTGCTGTCTGCGCGAAAGCTGTCTTATTTGATTAATAAGTTTCATATGTTTCATGGTTTACCCATTTAACAGTTCTTATTACTAATTTCTAGTGAAACCCTACCTAAGTCTGTAAAGTCAATATCTCCATTATAGTCGAAGTCTGTCCTGCAGAATACTGCACTGCAATTTTGACTAATATCTTGAGAGACTATGCCCAAGTCTACAAAATCAATATCATTATTTCTATTAAAATCAGCAGAACATGTTGTTTTGTCTGTTGTTGTGATAGAGGCTGGGGCTGGGGCGGTGCTGGAGAGGGTTTGAACGCTGTTTGTAGACCCATTTAGATCTACATGAGAGTAGGCGTTGGAACGATTATCTGTAATATCTATTAAAATGTTTCCTGTGGGACCAATGTTTTCAGCCATAAATATAACTGTAGCAAGTGTAAAATTACCTGAAACCATAGGATTTGAATAACTTGAGTCTACCGTTTGAAAATCTGCTCCAGCTAAATTAATGGCAGAAATGGCTACAATTCCAGTGCCATTGTCTATGGCGCACTTTAATCTTTCAGTTTGATCTCCAGGCGAGGCTTTGCATGGTGATCCAGCTTGATCAACTATGCTGCTAATCCCAAAGTATCCGTTTGTGAACTCCGCCTTGTCTCCAGGCAATACTTTCATGGCCTGGATTTTTGTACTGTCATATTTAAGTGTGAAATCTATTCCAGCTACCGGATTACTTGTGGGAACGTCTACAGTTACGGTTACAGCAAATAATTGACCAGTCTCTGTTTCATTAGTTTGGGTATAGCTATCTAGAGCAAGAGAAAGGGTAGTGTCTGCGGTTTGTCCTAAAACACTTTTTGGAGGAGACAGAAAAATAACTAATAAAGAAACTATTAGAACTAATTTAATAATTCTCATATCTTTATCCAAAGATATAATACATTAACAAGATCGGTTATTTCAATAATACCATTACCATTAAGATCACCTGAGCTAGAGTTTAACCAAGCTTGATAGTCTTGTATATTTACTGATCCTGAGCAGTCTAAATCTGCTCCACAGCTGGGTTGTGTAGTAGGAGTAAGGCTAAGATTTGTGGTGTTTAATGCTGCTGCTGGGTTTATAAGTCCGTATCCAAAGATATCATCTTTTCCAGGATCTCCAAGATCGGTGGCTGTTTGCCGTAGAATTGTTTTAATCTCTATCGCGGTAAGATTTGGATTTGCAGCTATCATTAGAGCAATTAATCCGGATACCTGAGGAGTTGCCTGACTTGTTCCCGCGTAGAGGTACTCTCCAATATAAACTACACTTGCATTCCAATCTATTTTATAGTAGCTGGAATAAATCCATTGTAAGGGATTTGGATATGATCCGTCTATTGAGTCTTCACCATATGTAACTAACTCAAGGTGGTTACCAGTGTTAGAATATGACGCGTGTTGGTTTGACTTATTAACGGAGCCAACAGCAACAACTTCATTATACGCGGCTGGATAAGCAGTGGGATTTCCGTTCTGATAATCAAGACTCATATTAATAATATCAGTTCCTTGTGATACTGCATAATTAAATCCTGTAATTATTGCGGATAATTCTCCTTGTCCATCTTTATCCAAGACTTTTATAGGAATTATTTTGCTTTCCCACCCTGAACTTGCAACCCCATCGTTATTATTTGTAATTGCCGCTGCAAGAGACCTGCTACGTGAGTTCCGTGTCCATTATCGTCCGCAGGATAATTAGTGTTATTAATAAAGTCCTTACCCTGTAGCATCTGTATCCCAAAATCGGTGTGTTTTAGCTCTGATAGAGCTGGATGATGCCCATCGGCAACGCCTGTATCTAATATCGCGATTCTTACGTTTGTTCCTATTGATTTGTCCCAGGCTTGCTCAAATGACTGTTGTCTTAGATACCATTGCGTTGCTAGACTTGGGTCATCATGGTTGTTATAGGCAGGGTCATTTGGAATGCGTGTTGCGTAAAAATAGTAATTTGGTTCGACAATTTCTACATTTGATAGACGTTGATAGCTTTTAACAAGCTGTTCGGTTGAAGTAGAACTTGATTTTATTTGTGATAAGCCTGTTTGGCTTAAGTCTTTGCGTTCAACTATTCCTAAGCTATTCTCAAGATTAATTTGAGTGTTATAAATATTTTCAGCGGTTGAAGAAAAGCTGCTGCCTGTAATTCTGTCAATGCTCCTGGAGAAAAGAGAGGTTTATTTGTGAGTGTCTGTGGAGCAGTTTTAGGGATTGATTCTGGGTTTGCTGTTTCAATAGCTAATGCGGGTGATGGTTGTAGTGCGGTAATAAGCGTAATAACCACAAAAACGATCACTATTTTTAATAGTCTCATATGTTTATGATAGTCTATCTCTGAGTTTATGTAAAGGGTAGTTAGACCTTGGGCCAGGGGGAGATGATGAGAGGTTTTTCTTTGGGGAAGAGGTTTTGCCAGACTGCTTCGGTGACAAAAGGCATGAAAGGATGGAGCATTTTTAAGCAATTAGCATATACATGTATTAATGTAGCTAAAGCTGCTTTATCTTTATCTCGTAGACGGTCTTTAATTGACTCCATATAGTCACTTGCTAGTTTATTCCAGGTAAAGTCGTATAGATCTAGTGAGCTTTCTGAGAAATGGAATGAATCAAGATTTTTGGTGACAGATTTTATTAGTTTATCTAAACTTTTAAGTATTTTTTTGTCTTCGGGTTTAAGATTATTCATGTTAAGGCTAAGCCTTCCACTGCGTGAAGGGCTTAGCCTTAAAAGATCGGACCTTTGGGAGCCGGAATTTGGAGTTTGCAGTTTTATAAATCTTCCTATGTTCCAGATTTTGTTGGCAAAATTTCGATAGCCTCGAACCTTGTTATCTGAAATAGCAATAGGATTGCCAGGAGCAGAGCCAGCAACAAGAGCAATACGCAAAGCATCGGCTCCATAACTATTAATTAGATCTATGGGGTTTACGACGTTGCCTTTACTTTTGCTCATCTTTTGACCCTTTTCATCGGTAACCATTGAGTGTAAATAAACATGTTTAAAAGGTACTTTTTTTGTTAAATAAAGGCCGAACATGATCATGCGAGCTACCCAGAAAAAGATGATATCCCACATGGTATCCATGACTGTGGTTGGATAGAATTTCTTGAAATCTTCTCCATCGGGGTATTTTAAGGTAGTCAGTGGCCATTGACCTGAAGAGAACCAGGTATCAAAAACGTCGGTGTCTTGAATATGGTTTTTGCTTGGTTTAGTAGTGCTGATCTCATACTTACTATCTATTGGTGCGGATAATTGTTGTAAGCCCTTTTCAATTTCGGCAAGTTTGTAGTCTTTTAGTAGGTCTTTAACAGTTCCGGTGATTGTCTTTTTTTTACTATTGATAAATGTTATAGCAATGTCTGGGTTCTTTGTTATGTCATACCAGGCGGGGATACGGATTCCAAAGGCAATTTGGCGACTAATTACCCAGGGGCGGATATTTTCCATCCATTGGTAATACATTTTTTCAAAGCGGGCTGGGATAAACTCAACTTTTTTATCTTTGGCTGCTTTAATGGCGGGTTTGGCTAATTTTTTAGCGTCCACAAACCAGTTTGGCATCACCATTGGCTCTATGGGGCGGTCTCCCTTGTATGAAACGGCTACGCGGTGAGCATAGCTTTCGTCAATTTTGCTTATCAAGCCTTTTTCTTTTAGGTCTTTAACTATTTGTTGGCGTGCGGCTGCTACTTTCATGCCTACATAGGGGCCTGCGAGCTTGGTTAGTTTGCCGTCAAAGCCAATAACCTGCTTTATTTCAAGATTATGGCGCTTACCCATTTCAAAGTCATTAGGATCATGGGCTGGGGTTACTTTAACTACTCCAGTACCAAATTTGGGGTCAACAGTTTTATCAGCAATAACATTGAGTTTGAATTTACCAAGAAGCCCTTCTACATCAATTTCTTTACCAATATACTTCTTGTAGCGTTTATCATCTGGATGAACAGCCACCGCAGTATCCCCAAACTTAGTTTCGGGACGAACAGTTGCGAGTGTAAATGGTCCATACTTAAGATAGTAAAGTGGATCAGATTTATCGATGTATTTTATTTCTAGATCGGAA
Above is a window of Candidatus Roizmanbacteria bacterium CG_4_9_14_0_2_um_filter_38_17 DNA encoding:
- a CDS encoding valine--tRNA ligase encodes the protein MDSKYDHKKLEEKIYNSWEKGGHFQPHGDPNKEPFSILLPPPNANADLHAGHAMFVIEDILIRYNRMKGRPTVWIPGTDHAGFETQFVYEKKLAKEKKSRFDFDRETLYKDIYSFVVENSGRIQNQLRRMGFSLDWTRETFMLDDRVVDSVLKTFVKMHKDKLVYRDNFMVNYCPYYGTTFSDLEIKYIDKSDPLYYLKYGPFTLATVRPETKFGDTAVAVHPDDKRYKKYIGKEIDVEGLLGKFKLNVIADKTVDPKFGTGVVKVTPAHDPNDFEMGKRHNLEIKQVIGFDGKLTKLAGPYVGMKVAAARQQIVKDLKEKGLISKIDESYAHRVAVSYKGDRPIEPMVMPNWFVDAKKLAKPAIKAAKDKKVEFIPARFEKMYYQWMENIRPWVISRQIAFGIRIPAWYDITKNPDIAITFINSKKKTITGTVKDLLKDYKLAEIEKGLQQLSAPIDSKYEISTTKPSKNHIQDTDVFDTWFSSGQWPLTTLKYPDGEDFKKFYPTTVMDTMWDIIFFWVARMIMFGLYLTKKVPFKHVYLHSMVTDEKGQKMSKSKGNVVNPIDLINSYGADALRIALVAGSAPGNPIAISDNKVRGYRNFANKIWNIGRFIKLQTPNSGSQRSDLLRLSPSRSGRLSLNMNNLKPEDKKILKSLDKLIKSVTKNLDSFHFSESSLDLYDFTWNKLASDYMESIKDRLRDKDKAALATLIHVYANCLKMLHPFMPFVTEAVWQNLFPKEKPLIISPWPKV
- a CDS encoding endonuclease III, encoding MNNQLTNTARKVVELLKQEYPNAEIALNYGNTWELLVAVMLSAQTTDVQVNKVTTTLFTKYAAADEKQEIKKFAQTPLEELTNDVSGVGFFRNKAKNIQNSAKQILEQHGGVVPNTMQELTILPGVARKTANIVLGNAYGVYEGIAVDTHVHRIVQRLRLVDLDRIGKGKQRYFKREEDQVLDFKKGANTDKIEQELMQVIPQEDWFMFTYLIIEHGRAVCIAIKPKCGKCLLADLCLAKRS